In Silene latifolia isolate original U9 population chromosome 3, ASM4854445v1, whole genome shotgun sequence, a single window of DNA contains:
- the LOC141645823 gene encoding uncharacterized protein LOC141645823 produces the protein MSQPTTKALSIDQHGPYGGSDHPTFNFILGPGEEITKVHVECGYITDALGFEIVDQLGNVETRWTDGTVTGKVKSKNTKVGFHESRTINLAGETITKISGHEGDYGEQGRHVAQLRIHTDMNAGGYGPFGLMRNCTNIKAFESPDTPPGAVIGFFGTQGTYTNASLRNLGVTIKK, from the exons GCACTATCAATTGATCAGCACGGACCGTATGGTGGGTCGGACCATCCAACTTTCAACTTCATACTCGGCCCGGGTGAAGAAATCACAAAGGTACATGTCGAGTGTGGTTATATAACTGATGCCCTTGGTTTCGAGATAGTCGATCAGCTCGGTAATGTTGAAACAAGATGGACTGACGGTACTGTCACCGGCAAAGTCAAAAGCAAAAACACCAAAGTCGGTTTCCATGAATCGCGCACG ATAAATTTGGCAGGTGAGACAATAACAAAAATAAGTGGACATGAAGGGGATTATGGTGAACAGGGTCGTCATGTTGCACAACTTCGGATTCATACCGATATGAACGCGGGAGGATATGGACCTTTTGGGCTGATGCGTAATTGCACCAACATTAAGGCCTTCGAATCTCCTGACACTCCGCCAGGCGCTGTTATCGGCTTTTTTGGAACTCAAGGAACCTACACTAATGCCTCCCTTCGCAACCTTGGAGTTACTATTAAAAAGTGA
- the LOC141645824 gene encoding uncharacterized protein LOC141645824, which yields MPQVIEQYGPYGSQEKLTFNFILEKGDVITRVRIDSGDVTDALAFEILDTSGNYTTLKSDGTVTPGKLDDSSDDKDDSHAHETETLELNGERITQISGYEGDFFGNRHVVQLFIYTDVRPDGYGPFGHKNSSTKIEPFSSPDPSTGPIVGFFGAQGPYLHSLGVSLQKAPKE from the exons ATG CCACAGGTAATTGAGCAGTACGGACCTTATGGTAGCCAGGAAAAGCTAACCTTCAACTTCATACTTGAAAAAGGTGATGTAATCACAAGGGTACGTATTGATAGTGGCGACGTCACTGACGCTCTTGCTTTCGAAATACTCGACACATCTGGTAACTACACAACATTAAAGTCGGATGGCACTGTGACTCCCGGCAAACTCGATGACAGTAGTGATGACAAAGACGATTCGCATGCCCATGAGACTGAGACG CTGGAACTGAATGGTGAGCGTATAACACAAATAAGTGGGTACGAAGGGGATTTCTTTGGTAATCGTCATGTGGTACAACTCTTCATTTATACCGATGTTCGTCCGGATGGATATGGACCATTTGGGCACAAGAACTCTTCCACCAAGATCGAGCCATTCTCGTCTCCTGACCCATCAACTGGTCCTATTGTTGGCTTTTTTGGAGCTCAAGGACCTTATCTTCACTCCCTTGGGGTTTCTCTCCAAAAG GCACCTAAGGAATGA
- the LOC141645825 gene encoding uncharacterized protein LOC141645825, protein MPQVIEQYGPYGSKEKLTFNFILEKGDVITRVRIDSGDVTDALAFEILDTSGNYTTLKSDGTVTPGKLDDTSDDKDDSHAHETETLKLNGERITQISGYKGDYFDNPHVVQLFIYTDVRPDGYGPFGHKNLSTNIEPFSSPDPSTGPIVGFFGAQGTYLHSLGVSLQKAPKE, encoded by the exons ATG CCACAGGTAATTGAGCAGTACGGGCCTTATGGTAGCAAGGAAAAGCTAACCTTCAACTTCATACTTGAAAAAGGTGATGTAATCACAAGGGTACGTATTGATAGTGGCGACGTCACTGACGCTCTTGCTTTCGAAATACTCGACACATCTGGTAACTACACAACATTAAAGTCGGATGGCACTGTGACTCCCGGCAAACTCGATGACACTAGTGATGACAAAGACGATTCGCATGCCCATGAGACTGAGACG TTGAAACTGAATGGTGAGCGTATAACACAAATAAGTGGGTACAAAGGGGACTACTTTGATAATCCTCATGTGGTACAACTCTTCATTTATACCGATGTTCGTCCGGATGGATATGGACCATTTGGGCACAAGAACTTGTCCACCAACATCGAGCCATTCTCGTCTCCCGACCCATCAACTGGTCCTATTGTTGGCTTTTTTGGAGCTCAAGGAACTTATCTTCACTCACTTGGGGTTTCTCTCCAAAAG GCACCTAAGGAATGA